From Aquisalimonas asiatica, the proteins below share one genomic window:
- a CDS encoding methyl-accepting chemotaxis protein, producing the protein MVKQFGRINSLGLMAKSLAAPALIGAMLIIIGIVSVGQFTTLDRQVGHIADDLAPGTGSATALMRSAFQQRLAANDFLFYQDGDAIAEFEERYDEFRQALEEAQATLPPGEAREMLDHIDERGTAYTEGFRQDVVANMREMQRLVENELNDHGPGAEEQIAEILDTAYEAGDAFTANNAAQALRAVMQARLAAQQYLFRPSPELETPALEAIAESEAAIEQLLAEIIDAREEEMTETALAHMQNYQDAFRTIVDGANERQAAMESNMEVNGPQLVEDANAVQTTLFDDLRTIADQTTADSAQATRLVAILTAVAILAGIGAAWLISRGILRPLMATNRTISDMVHEMTNGNGDLTRRVDVKTRDEVGELGRNFNQLMETLQALVQQITSDSRQLGEAAGTLDSITRRTTEGANKQKEETDQVVTAMNEMTATAQEIARNASQAAESAQESDQAAKRGQSVVTDTGTAIKTLATEVERSAEAMNELRAKSENIGTVLDVIRGIAEQTNLLALNAAIEAARAGDQGRGFAVVADEVRTLAQRTQESTVEIQRIIEELQTGTQDAVSVMERSRDSARDTEHKANETGEALESITSGVATMNEMNAQIASAAEEQTATAEDINRNITTIREVVDHTAGDANQTEEAARELTALSDRLQKLVGQFRV; encoded by the coding sequence ATGGTGAAACAATTCGGCCGCATCAACTCCCTCGGGTTGATGGCCAAAAGTCTGGCTGCACCAGCATTGATCGGTGCCATGTTGATCATCATCGGCATCGTGTCGGTGGGTCAGTTCACCACCCTCGACCGCCAGGTCGGCCATATCGCGGACGACCTGGCTCCGGGAACCGGTTCCGCCACCGCCCTGATGCGCAGCGCCTTCCAGCAGCGCCTGGCCGCCAACGACTTCCTGTTCTACCAGGACGGGGACGCCATCGCCGAATTCGAGGAACGCTACGACGAGTTCCGGCAGGCTCTGGAAGAGGCTCAGGCGACATTGCCCCCGGGTGAAGCGCGGGAGATGCTCGACCACATCGACGAACGTGGAACGGCCTACACCGAGGGGTTCCGGCAGGATGTGGTCGCGAACATGCGCGAGATGCAGCGTCTCGTCGAGAACGAACTGAACGACCATGGGCCCGGCGCCGAGGAGCAGATCGCGGAGATCCTGGACACGGCCTACGAGGCCGGCGATGCCTTCACCGCCAACAACGCGGCCCAGGCCCTGCGTGCGGTCATGCAGGCCCGGCTCGCGGCGCAGCAGTACCTGTTCCGTCCCAGCCCCGAACTGGAAACCCCCGCCCTGGAGGCGATCGCCGAGTCGGAAGCCGCCATTGAACAACTGCTCGCCGAGATCATTGACGCCCGCGAGGAGGAAATGACCGAGACGGCGCTGGCGCACATGCAGAACTACCAGGATGCGTTCCGAACCATCGTCGATGGCGCCAATGAGCGCCAGGCCGCCATGGAGAGCAACATGGAGGTCAACGGCCCGCAGCTGGTCGAGGACGCCAACGCCGTGCAGACGACGCTGTTCGACGACCTGCGCACCATTGCCGACCAGACCACCGCCGACTCGGCGCAGGCCACGCGCCTGGTCGCCATTCTCACCGCCGTGGCCATCCTCGCCGGCATCGGCGCGGCGTGGCTGATCAGCCGGGGCATCCTGCGGCCGCTCATGGCCACCAACAGGACCATCAGCGACATGGTCCACGAGATGACCAACGGCAACGGCGACCTCACCCGCCGCGTGGACGTGAAGACCCGGGACGAAGTCGGGGAACTGGGCCGGAATTTCAACCAGTTGATGGAAACACTGCAGGCGCTGGTGCAGCAGATCACCAGCGACAGCCGTCAGCTCGGCGAGGCGGCCGGCACCCTGGACTCGATCACCCGTCGCACCACGGAAGGCGCCAACAAGCAGAAGGAGGAGACGGACCAGGTGGTCACCGCCATGAACGAAATGACCGCCACCGCGCAGGAGATTGCCCGCAACGCCAGCCAGGCCGCGGAGTCCGCCCAGGAGTCCGATCAGGCGGCCAAACGCGGCCAGAGCGTCGTGACGGACACGGGCACGGCGATCAAGACCCTGGCCACGGAAGTGGAGCGCAGCGCCGAGGCCATGAACGAGCTTCGCGCCAAGAGCGAGAATATCGGCACGGTACTCGATGTCATCCGCGGCATCGCCGAACAGACCAACCTGCTGGCACTGAACGCTGCCATCGAGGCTGCCCGGGCCGGTGACCAGGGGCGCGGTTTTGCGGTGGTGGCCGACGAGGTCCGCACCCTCGCCCAGCGCACCCAGGAGTCCACCGTGGAGATTCAGCGCATCATCGAGGAGCTGCAGACCGGCACCCAGGATGCCGTCTCGGTCATGGAACGCAGCCGCGACAGCGCCCGTGATACCGAACACAAGGCCAACGAGACGGGCGAAGCCCTGGAATCAATCACCAGTGGCGTCGCCACCATGAACGAGATGAATGCGCAGATCGCCAGCGCCGCGGAGGAGCAGACCGCCACGGCGGAGGACATCAACCGCAACATCACCACCATCCGCGAAGTGGTGGACCACACCGCGGGGGATGCCAACCAGACGGAAGAGGCCGCCCGCGAGCTGACCGCCCTCAGCGACCGACTGCAGAAACTCGTGGGGCAGTTCCGGGTATAA